From the genome of Mycobacterium dioxanotrophicus, one region includes:
- a CDS encoding TnsA-like heteromeric transposase endonuclease subunit, whose amino-acid sequence MLAGDAVAAGRCDAVFEVADVDGTSRLPLELAHGIRFDVDCEPVRSFPSFRGQRNFPGLWWFATTRRHIGYESWVERDQLMALDANPETVGVASQPFRLRWPDGRHHVPDYYARRSDGTVVIVDVRPDDRIPESDAELFARSEVVCIAAGWQYRRVGVLDPVLAANLRWLSGYRHPRALRPGVAAELLSCFAREQPLLEGATAVGDPLVVLPVLFHLLWHRRLVVDLSRTVLDDRTAVSAAAL is encoded by the coding sequence ATGCTGGCCGGTGATGCTGTTGCCGCGGGCCGGTGCGATGCGGTGTTTGAGGTAGCCGACGTGGATGGGACTTCCCGTCTTCCATTGGAGTTGGCTCATGGGATCCGGTTCGATGTCGATTGCGAGCCGGTGCGGTCGTTTCCGTCGTTTCGTGGGCAACGGAATTTTCCTGGGCTGTGGTGGTTCGCGACGACGCGCCGGCACATCGGTTATGAATCGTGGGTTGAGCGGGATCAGCTGATGGCATTGGATGCTAATCCTGAAACCGTTGGCGTTGCCTCCCAACCTTTTCGGCTGCGATGGCCCGATGGCCGTCATCATGTGCCCGACTACTACGCTCGCAGATCCGACGGCACGGTCGTGATCGTCGATGTTCGTCCCGATGACCGGATTCCTGAGTCTGATGCGGAGTTGTTCGCCCGCTCGGAGGTCGTGTGCATTGCGGCCGGCTGGCAGTACCGGCGCGTCGGTGTATTGGACCCTGTGCTGGCGGCGAACCTGCGGTGGCTGTCTGGGTACCGGCATCCGAGAGCGTTGCGACCTGGCGTGGCGGCAGAACTGTTGAGCTGTTTCGCCCGCGAGCAGCCCCTTCTGGAGGGCGCGACGGCGGTGGGCGACCCGCTGGTGGTGCTGCCTGTGCTGTTCCATCTGCTCTGGCATCGACGCTTGGTGGTCGATCTGTCCCGGACGGTCCTCGACGATCGGACGGCAGTGAGCGCGGCAGCGTTATGA
- a CDS encoding Mu transposase C-terminal domain-containing protein, which yields MVLADSTLEVLAGSRPVLWSVEALEGVPEEVADRARWWEQHIVEVLTGRRPESPPGQPIRPEFDPAVRSLRQRELTKLEELRAAGHDLALITLQRQRSRYEAKGLLGLVDGRYLAKRPVLGRVDERVVAVVRRLIDNETELSTGTVSRLQRKLEKALLAEYGPDDAPKAPSQATFYRLVKRLEEGKHTFGSARTRRSLAKQPDGPFGTVTAARPGEMVEIDSTPLDVRVVLDDGVVDRVELTAMVDNVTRSIPAAVLRPTTKAVDAALLLAKALTPEPMRPGWSDALRLSRSVLPHRRLTDIDQRLADAAARPVIAPETIVCDHGKAFLSKTFEQACCSLGINLQPAHPDQPTDKPKVERTLQSVGTLFAQYVAGYVGSSVERRGKNADQDAVWSLVELQALLDEWLVAVWQNRPHDGLRDPVTPGKALTPNEKFAALVEVAGYVPVPLSADAYIELLPATWRTIGSAGIRVNHRTYDARALNPYRRVDSGVRSRNGRWEVHYDPYDVSQIWVRNHHDDGWITATWTHMRTAAVPFGDTVWKQAQAIVAERGADPVTEAEIAAAADALLDRAERGPDTQQDPPAARRAAARARSIPEPSWPHPSVEGTNQNQEPSEVSTDRPANSDDDDLADVIPLPVFDARKEAEQWHW from the coding sequence ATGGTATTGGCCGATTCGACTCTGGAGGTTCTGGCGGGGTCACGACCGGTGCTGTGGTCTGTTGAGGCGCTCGAAGGTGTCCCCGAGGAGGTCGCTGATCGCGCACGATGGTGGGAGCAGCACATCGTTGAGGTATTGACCGGGCGCCGACCCGAAAGTCCGCCTGGGCAGCCAATCCGGCCAGAGTTCGATCCGGCGGTCCGATCCCTTCGCCAGAGGGAGCTGACCAAGCTTGAGGAGCTTCGAGCAGCCGGTCACGATCTGGCGTTGATCACCCTGCAGCGTCAGCGATCTCGCTACGAGGCCAAAGGTCTTCTGGGATTGGTGGACGGCCGCTATCTCGCCAAACGTCCAGTGTTGGGCCGTGTCGATGAGCGTGTCGTTGCCGTGGTCCGGCGTCTGATCGACAACGAAACTGAGCTATCAACCGGCACGGTGAGCAGACTTCAGCGCAAGCTGGAGAAGGCGCTGTTGGCCGAATACGGTCCCGACGACGCCCCGAAGGCCCCGTCACAGGCGACCTTCTACCGGCTCGTCAAACGCCTGGAGGAAGGCAAACACACCTTCGGTTCCGCCCGTACTCGCAGGTCATTGGCCAAGCAACCCGACGGCCCCTTCGGCACGGTAACCGCGGCCCGTCCCGGTGAAATGGTGGAAATCGACTCCACCCCGCTGGACGTGCGGGTGGTCCTTGACGACGGTGTAGTCGATCGGGTGGAGCTGACCGCCATGGTCGACAACGTCACCCGCTCGATCCCGGCGGCAGTTCTGCGGCCCACCACCAAGGCCGTCGATGCCGCGCTGCTGTTGGCCAAGGCGCTGACCCCAGAGCCGATGCGCCCGGGTTGGTCCGATGCGTTGCGGTTGTCACGCTCGGTGTTGCCGCATCGGCGTTTGACCGATATCGATCAACGGCTCGCCGATGCCGCGGCTCGCCCGGTGATCGCTCCCGAGACCATCGTCTGTGATCACGGGAAAGCGTTTCTCTCCAAGACATTTGAGCAGGCGTGCTGCTCACTGGGCATCAACCTGCAACCCGCTCATCCGGATCAGCCCACCGACAAACCGAAGGTGGAACGCACCCTGCAGTCGGTGGGTACATTGTTCGCCCAGTATGTCGCCGGGTATGTCGGTTCCAGCGTGGAACGTCGCGGCAAGAACGCCGACCAGGACGCAGTGTGGTCGCTGGTGGAACTGCAGGCGTTGCTCGATGAGTGGCTCGTCGCGGTGTGGCAGAACCGTCCCCACGACGGACTACGTGACCCGGTGACCCCGGGCAAAGCGCTGACGCCGAACGAGAAGTTCGCGGCCCTGGTCGAAGTCGCTGGTTACGTCCCGGTGCCTCTGAGCGCTGATGCTTACATCGAGTTGTTGCCCGCGACGTGGCGCACCATCGGCTCAGCGGGTATCCGGGTCAATCACCGGACCTACGATGCCCGGGCATTGAACCCGTACCGGCGAGTCGACTCTGGGGTTCGTTCCCGCAACGGCCGGTGGGAGGTTCATTACGACCCCTATGACGTCTCTCAGATTTGGGTTCGCAATCACCACGACGACGGTTGGATCACCGCGACCTGGACCCACATGCGCACCGCTGCAGTGCCGTTCGGGGACACCGTGTGGAAACAGGCCCAAGCGATCGTCGCCGAAAGGGGCGCAGATCCGGTGACCGAAGCCGAGATCGCGGCGGCGGCCGACGCCCTGCTGGACCGTGCCGAACGCGGCCCCGACACCCAGCAGGACCCGCCAGCAGCTCGACGCGCAGCCGCCAGGGCCCGATCCATCCCCGAGCCGTCCTGGCCACACCCCAGTGTCGAGGGCACCAACCAGAACCAGGAACCGTCTGAGGTGAGCACCGACAGGCCAGCGAACTCCGACGATGACGATCTTGCTGATGTCATCCCGTTGCCGGTGTTCGACGCACGTAAGGAGGCCGAGCAGTGGCATTGGTGA
- a CDS encoding cadmium resistance transporter translates to MILSSVLPAIGLFIVTNIDDIIVLSLFFARGAGQRGTTSRITAGQYLGFAGILGAAVLVTLGAGAFLPPDVIPFFGLIPLALGLKAAWQAWRGNGDDDGDAKVAGKTVSVWAVAGVTFANGGDNVGVYVPVFLSVGHAAVVAYCVVFLLLVGVLVVIARYVATRRPIAEILERWEHILFPIVLIGLGIVILIGGLAF, encoded by the coding sequence ATGATCCTGTCGTCGGTTCTGCCCGCGATCGGGCTGTTCATCGTCACCAACATCGACGACATCATCGTGCTTTCACTGTTCTTCGCCCGCGGCGCAGGACAACGCGGGACCACCTCCCGGATCACCGCCGGCCAATACCTGGGATTCGCTGGAATTCTCGGCGCCGCCGTCCTCGTGACCCTAGGTGCGGGCGCATTCCTGCCGCCCGACGTCATCCCGTTCTTCGGACTCATCCCCCTCGCCCTGGGACTGAAGGCGGCTTGGCAAGCCTGGCGCGGAAACGGTGACGATGATGGTGACGCGAAGGTTGCGGGCAAGACCGTCAGCGTCTGGGCGGTCGCTGGCGTGACCTTCGCCAACGGCGGCGACAACGTCGGCGTCTACGTCCCGGTCTTCCTCAGCGTCGGACACGCAGCCGTCGTGGCCTACTGCGTCGTCTTCCTTCTTCTCGTCGGGGTGCTGGTGGTCATCGCCAGATATGTTGCCACCCGCCGCCCGATCGCGGAGATCCTCGAACGATGGGAACACATCCTGTTCCCGATTGTTCTGATCGGACTGGGTATTGTCATCCTGATCGGCGGCCTAGCTTTCTAG
- a CDS encoding ArsR/SmtB family transcription factor has product MTMNKRDTCLAGNTSDLDAAVALFHSLSDATRLTIVRRLADGEARVVDLIGELGLAQSTVSAHVACLRDCGLVTGRPEGRQVFYSLSRPELLDVLAAAETLLAATGNAVALCPTYGTGARGAAIDTEETRQ; this is encoded by the coding sequence GTGACGATGAATAAGCGGGACACCTGCCTGGCCGGCAACACGTCCGACCTCGATGCCGCGGTGGCACTGTTCCACAGTCTCTCCGATGCGACGCGGTTGACGATCGTGCGCCGCCTGGCTGACGGGGAGGCGCGAGTTGTCGATCTGATCGGTGAGCTGGGGTTGGCGCAATCCACCGTCTCCGCGCACGTGGCGTGCCTGCGGGACTGTGGGCTGGTCACCGGCCGCCCAGAAGGCCGTCAGGTGTTCTATTCCTTGTCTCGCCCCGAGCTGCTGGACGTGCTCGCTGCGGCGGAAACGCTGCTGGCGGCCACCGGCAACGCGGTGGCGTTGTGTCCCACCTATGGAACCGGCGCCCGGGGTGCGGCGATCGACACCGAGGAGACGCGGCAATGA
- a CDS encoding LLM class flavin-dependent oxidoreductase: MGRRSNSKSRFGVGVFDQIVNAQPWPTAPLRANYLGAVAAGADSFWVGDHLNSLFPRSIASRRYVGAARLVPKVDAILEPWTVLGHLAARNRIGRLRLGVSVTDAGRRNPAVTAQAAATLHLLTGGRAVLGIGTGEREGNEPYGVEWSKPVTRLEEALATIRALWNSGGELISRDSPYFPLHDAVFELPPHRGKWPEIWVASHGPRMLRITGRYADGWVPALIAPTEYAAGLDAVRSAASDAGRDPMSVKGAWQGFAVAGRTRDDVEEALSSDAIKSIALLAPADWWERHGVSHPMGLSGGATDIMPQLIDEQTALSYTRQVPQSLLREGLLTGTPNDIVEQAAEWRDQGVRHITLGNVSTLQPNFRKGLASTLPFLQAIRGLKRL, translated from the coding sequence ATGGGACGACGGTCGAATTCGAAGAGCCGGTTCGGGGTCGGTGTGTTCGACCAGATCGTCAATGCGCAGCCATGGCCGACGGCGCCGTTGCGGGCAAACTATCTCGGCGCGGTGGCCGCCGGCGCGGACTCGTTTTGGGTAGGCGATCATCTGAACTCGTTGTTCCCCCGGTCGATCGCCAGCCGCCGCTACGTCGGTGCAGCGCGTCTGGTGCCGAAGGTCGACGCGATCCTCGAACCCTGGACCGTGCTTGGCCATCTCGCGGCGCGCAACCGGATCGGGCGCCTGCGGCTGGGAGTCAGCGTCACCGACGCCGGTCGCCGAAACCCCGCGGTCACTGCTCAGGCGGCCGCGACGCTGCATCTACTCACCGGCGGACGGGCGGTCCTGGGCATCGGAACGGGCGAGCGCGAAGGCAACGAACCCTACGGCGTGGAGTGGTCCAAACCGGTAACACGGTTGGAAGAAGCACTTGCCACCATCCGCGCCCTTTGGAACTCCGGCGGAGAGTTGATCTCCCGCGACTCGCCGTACTTTCCGCTGCACGATGCCGTCTTCGAACTGCCGCCCCACAGAGGGAAATGGCCCGAAATCTGGGTCGCTTCTCACGGCCCACGCATGCTGAGAATCACCGGACGCTACGCCGACGGCTGGGTACCGGCGCTCATCGCTCCGACCGAATACGCCGCCGGATTGGATGCAGTTCGAAGCGCCGCCTCCGACGCAGGCCGCGACCCGATGTCGGTCAAGGGAGCCTGGCAAGGGTTCGCCGTCGCCGGGCGCACCCGCGACGACGTCGAGGAGGCATTGAGCAGCGACGCCATCAAATCCATCGCACTGCTTGCCCCAGCGGATTGGTGGGAGCGCCACGGCGTTTCGCATCCGATGGGCCTGAGCGGTGGGGCAACGGACATCATGCCTCAACTGATCGATGAACAAACCGCACTCTCCTACACCCGGCAGGTGCCGCAGTCATTGCTCAGAGAAGGATTACTAACCGGCACCCCCAACGACATCGTCGAACAGGCCGCCGAATGGCGAGATCAGGGCGTGCGGCACATCACGCTGGGAAACGTCAGCACGTTACAACCGAACTTTCGCAAGGGACTCGCGTCGACTCTGCCGTTCCTCCAGGCGATCCGTGGATTGAAGCGCCTCTAG
- a CDS encoding DUF309 domain-containing protein: MAARDRDESGRPRSARPRDALGRPLPPGATGIPRIPDDLCLPPADSLDYAQELLDQGLAFHAHEVLEAAWKNGPADERMLWQGLAQLAVGITHVQRGNRSGAASLLRRAAGRLSADPQVSRYSVDDAGLVAFANALADDLEAGAEIADERLRPRLRIISSAGGSSSSRDGESEPHPSGPS; this comes from the coding sequence ATGGCAGCCCGCGATCGCGACGAATCGGGTCGGCCCCGCAGCGCGCGACCGCGCGACGCCTTGGGCCGCCCGCTTCCACCCGGTGCCACGGGCATCCCGCGAATACCCGATGACCTTTGTCTGCCGCCGGCAGACAGCCTCGACTATGCCCAGGAGCTACTGGACCAGGGGTTGGCGTTCCACGCGCACGAGGTGCTCGAGGCCGCCTGGAAGAACGGCCCGGCCGACGAGCGGATGCTGTGGCAGGGCTTGGCCCAACTCGCGGTCGGGATCACGCACGTCCAACGCGGCAATCGCAGCGGCGCGGCCAGCCTGCTGCGACGAGCCGCTGGTCGATTGTCCGCCGATCCGCAGGTGTCCCGTTACTCCGTCGATGACGCCGGTCTGGTGGCGTTCGCCAATGCGCTGGCTGACGACCTGGAAGCGGGAGCGGAAATCGCCGACGAGAGATTGCGACCACGGCTGCGGATTATCTCGAGCGCCGGCGGCTCCTCGTCAAGCCGCGACGGCGAATCAGAGCCACATCCCAGCGGACCGTCGTAG
- a CDS encoding glucose 1-dehydrogenase → MNPIYDFTGQVALVTGAASGMGLAAARAFADSGAAVVLADLDHDAVHNAAEEITGRGRQAIGVVCDVTDEQQVEAAVRRAVTEYGRLDMAFNNAGIQVPPTDAADESSDAFDRVNAVNLRGVWAAMKHELRQMREQGSGAIVNCSSLGGLVGLPERAAYHASKHGVIGLTRSAAVEYAPRGVRINAVCPGVIDTPMVADMVENQAEAMAGIIKEQPIGRLGRADEVAAAVLWLCSPGASFVVGTALPVDGGFTVH, encoded by the coding sequence ATGAACCCCATCTACGACTTCACCGGGCAGGTGGCCCTGGTCACCGGCGCCGCTTCCGGGATGGGCCTGGCCGCTGCCCGTGCGTTCGCCGACTCCGGCGCCGCCGTGGTTCTGGCAGACCTCGACCACGACGCCGTCCACAACGCAGCCGAGGAGATCACCGGCCGCGGGCGGCAGGCGATCGGCGTCGTCTGCGACGTCACCGACGAACAGCAAGTGGAGGCGGCGGTGCGGCGCGCGGTGACGGAGTACGGCCGGTTGGACATGGCGTTCAACAACGCCGGCATCCAGGTGCCGCCGACCGACGCGGCCGACGAGAGCTCCGACGCCTTCGACCGGGTCAACGCCGTCAACCTGCGCGGCGTCTGGGCCGCCATGAAGCACGAACTCCGACAGATGCGCGAACAGGGCAGCGGCGCCATCGTCAACTGCTCATCCCTAGGCGGGCTCGTCGGGCTGCCCGAACGTGCGGCCTACCACGCCTCTAAGCACGGCGTCATCGGCCTGACCCGCAGCGCTGCGGTCGAGTACGCGCCCCGGGGCGTCCGCATCAACGCCGTGTGCCCCGGCGTCATCGACACCCCGATGGTCGCCGACATGGTCGAGAACCAAGCCGAGGCCATGGCCGGGATCATCAAAGAACAGCCCATCGGCCGACTGGGGCGTGCCGACGAGGTCGCAGCAGCCGTCCTGTGGCTGTGCAGCCCCGGCGCCAGCTTCGTCGTCGGAACAGCTCTGCCGGTCGACGGTGGCTTCACCGTCCACTGA
- a CDS encoding MmyB family transcriptional regulator — protein sequence MESQQEIIRQPPKIARYVFLDPRAEGFYADIDEAKDLLVAILRATAGRDPLDEQVTALIGELSTRSTDFRTRWGKHNVRRHSRGRKVVNHPAVGTMDLAYDDFALPGNPHVSITTYTAEPGTPSADGLALLATWAETQK from the coding sequence ATGGAGTCTCAGCAGGAGATCATCCGGCAGCCACCGAAGATCGCCAGGTACGTGTTCCTGGACCCGCGCGCCGAGGGCTTCTACGCCGACATCGACGAGGCGAAGGATCTGCTGGTCGCGATACTCCGAGCGACCGCTGGGCGCGACCCACTGGACGAACAGGTGACCGCCCTCATCGGCGAGCTCTCCACGCGCAGCACCGATTTCAGGACCCGTTGGGGCAAGCACAATGTGCGCCGCCACTCGCGCGGACGCAAAGTCGTCAACCACCCGGCGGTCGGCACGATGGACCTCGCGTACGACGACTTCGCGCTGCCTGGTAACCCGCACGTTTCGATCACCACCTACACCGCAGAGCCCGGTACGCCCAGCGCCGACGGTCTTGCCCTGTTGGCGACCTGGGCCGAGACGCAGAAGTAG
- a CDS encoding SHOCT domain-containing protein, with amino-acid sequence MNGTRKAPKIATAVSGVLLAVGVAGAIVTALLNAFVFADSAAYGEVAIPGSAELELPAGEVVISYHAVTATTGASVIVPSVKLRFEAPAGAPTPVLTDRMGGTTTSNRDVRVQIGSAQVGQAGRYRVFIEGSGNENQRPRLSFGHGSPYGSAIWPFVGLIVLAAVALPLSILWWISADRRNRPLVQATYDEFAMPVPPAGAPTELPDDQGVRLERLKTLAALRQSGALTEAEFQSEKRRILNDPNL; translated from the coding sequence GTGAATGGCACGCGAAAAGCTCCGAAGATCGCGACCGCAGTGTCGGGCGTATTGCTCGCTGTTGGCGTGGCCGGAGCCATTGTGACGGCGTTGCTGAACGCCTTCGTGTTCGCCGACTCCGCCGCATACGGTGAAGTGGCAATCCCGGGCTCGGCAGAGTTGGAGCTACCCGCAGGTGAGGTGGTGATCTCCTATCACGCGGTCACTGCTACCACGGGCGCAAGCGTGATCGTGCCTTCGGTGAAGCTGCGTTTCGAAGCGCCGGCCGGGGCCCCTACCCCGGTCCTTACCGACCGCATGGGCGGCACCACGACTTCGAATCGAGACGTGCGCGTGCAGATCGGATCGGCACAGGTTGGGCAGGCGGGTCGCTACCGGGTTTTCATCGAAGGGTCGGGTAACGAGAACCAGCGGCCCCGGTTGTCCTTCGGCCATGGAAGTCCATATGGTTCGGCGATTTGGCCTTTCGTTGGATTGATCGTTCTTGCCGCGGTCGCATTGCCCCTGTCGATCCTGTGGTGGATCAGTGCAGACAGACGCAATCGACCTCTGGTACAGGCGACTTACGACGAGTTCGCGATGCCGGTGCCGCCAGCCGGAGCACCGACCGAACTGCCCGATGATCAAGGCGTCCGTCTGGAACGTCTGAAAACCTTGGCAGCACTGCGTCAGTCGGGGGCGCTCACCGAGGCGGAGTTCCAATCAGAGAAGCGTCGGATCCTCAACGACCCGAATCTTTAA
- the mbp1 gene encoding microaggregate-binding protein 1 produces the protein MSDKSGPLEGIEGVVEGVKGKAKEAIGSVVGRDDLRREGQAQQDKADSQREAAKKEAEAESARKAAAVNESREKAEQ, from the coding sequence ATGTCGGACAAGAGCGGACCCCTGGAAGGCATCGAAGGCGTCGTGGAAGGCGTCAAGGGCAAGGCCAAGGAAGCCATCGGCTCGGTCGTCGGACGCGACGACCTGCGCCGTGAAGGCCAGGCGCAACAGGACAAGGCTGATTCCCAACGCGAGGCAGCGAAGAAGGAAGCCGAAGCGGAATCTGCGCGTAAGGCAGCCGCTGTCAACGAGTCCCGCGAGAAGGCCGAACAGTAG
- a CDS encoding MerR family transcriptional regulator, protein MSSPDTGHEHLQIGEVAARTELSIKTIRHYDEVGLVVPSARSAGGFRLYTTGDVDRLLAIRRMKPLGFSLDEMRQLLVALDTLNSASASPTARTQALDYVSECHTRAQAACAKLTRQLAYAHELTDQLALLCS, encoded by the coding sequence GTGAGCAGCCCGGACACCGGTCACGAGCACCTGCAGATCGGTGAGGTCGCAGCCCGCACCGAACTGTCCATCAAAACCATCCGGCACTACGACGAGGTCGGTCTGGTGGTGCCGTCAGCACGATCCGCAGGCGGGTTCCGTCTCTATACCACCGGCGACGTCGACCGACTGCTGGCGATCCGCCGCATGAAACCCCTGGGCTTCAGCCTTGACGAAATGCGTCAGCTGCTCGTCGCGCTCGACACCCTCAACAGCGCCTCTGCCAGCCCGACCGCACGCACTCAAGCGCTCGACTACGTCAGCGAATGTCACACCCGCGCCCAAGCTGCGTGCGCCAAATTGACCCGACAACTCGCCTACGCCCACGAACTGACCGACCAACTCGCCCTGTTGTGCAGCTGA
- a CDS encoding SulP family inorganic anion transporter — MVDLPVQLSVRGPRTEFVVKRLANAPTPTEQQSILGALRSPRRLRTEVLAGLVVALALIPEAISFSIIAGVDPRVGLFASFTMAVTIAVVGGRPAMISAATGAVALVVAPLVHSHGLNYLVAAVILAGVLQLLLGGLGVARLMRFVPRSVMVGFVNALAILIFLSQLPHLLGVPWLVYPMVVAAIAIMVALPKLTTAIPAPLVAIVVLTAVTVGLGWSVPNVGDEGQLPSSLPALLIPDVPFTVHTLAVIAPYSLTMAVVGLLESLMTAKLVDDITDTHSNKSREAMGQGVANVVTGFFGGMGGCAMIGQTMINVKACGARTRISTFLAGTLLLGLVVGLGDVVARIPMAALVAVMIMVSVGTFDWHRISPNTLRRMPKSETTVMVATVAVTVATDNLAYGVTVGTLTAMVLFARRVAHMTEVVDIAHPDENTRVYAVKGELFFASSNDLVYQFDYVGDPANVVIDMSHAHIWDASTVATLDAITTKYAAKGKTVRIVGMNDNSAERHARLSGQLAGEH, encoded by the coding sequence ATGGTGGATCTGCCCGTCCAGTTATCAGTTCGCGGCCCGAGAACGGAGTTTGTGGTGAAACGATTGGCCAACGCGCCGACGCCGACCGAGCAGCAATCGATACTGGGCGCGCTGCGTTCCCCGCGCCGGCTGCGCACCGAGGTGCTGGCCGGGCTGGTGGTGGCGCTGGCACTGATCCCGGAGGCGATTTCGTTCTCGATCATCGCCGGGGTGGACCCTCGGGTGGGCCTGTTCGCGTCGTTCACCATGGCTGTGACGATCGCGGTCGTCGGCGGGCGGCCGGCGATGATCTCGGCGGCCACCGGCGCCGTGGCCCTGGTGGTGGCGCCGCTCGTGCATAGCCACGGGCTGAATTACCTGGTCGCGGCGGTGATCCTCGCCGGCGTGCTGCAGCTGCTGCTCGGTGGCCTCGGAGTGGCCAGGTTGATGAGGTTCGTGCCACGCAGCGTGATGGTCGGTTTCGTCAACGCCCTGGCGATCCTGATCTTCCTGTCCCAGTTGCCGCACCTGCTCGGCGTGCCGTGGCTGGTGTACCCGATGGTGGTGGCGGCGATTGCCATCATGGTCGCGTTACCGAAGCTCACCACCGCCATCCCCGCGCCGCTGGTCGCCATTGTGGTACTGACCGCAGTCACAGTGGGATTGGGTTGGTCGGTGCCGAATGTGGGCGACGAAGGCCAACTTCCGTCCAGCCTGCCGGCGCTGTTGATTCCCGATGTTCCGTTCACGGTGCACACGCTCGCGGTGATCGCTCCCTATTCGCTGACGATGGCCGTCGTCGGGCTGCTGGAATCACTCATGACCGCCAAGTTGGTGGACGACATCACCGATACCCACTCCAACAAGTCCCGCGAGGCGATGGGTCAAGGGGTGGCCAACGTGGTCACCGGATTCTTCGGCGGTATGGGTGGCTGCGCGATGATCGGCCAGACGATGATCAATGTGAAGGCCTGCGGCGCACGGACCCGCATCTCGACTTTCCTGGCCGGGACCCTGCTGCTCGGGCTCGTGGTGGGGCTCGGCGATGTCGTGGCCCGAATCCCGATGGCCGCCTTGGTGGCGGTGATGATCATGGTGTCAGTGGGCACCTTCGACTGGCATAGGATCAGCCCAAACACGTTGCGGCGCATGCCCAAGAGTGAGACCACCGTCATGGTGGCAACCGTGGCCGTCACGGTGGCCACCGACAACCTCGCCTACGGGGTGACCGTGGGCACCCTGACCGCCATGGTGCTGTTCGCCCGCCGAGTCGCGCACATGACCGAGGTCGTCGATATCGCCCACCCCGACGAGAACACTCGCGTGTATGCGGTGAAGGGGGAGCTGTTCTTCGCTTCCAGCAACGACTTGGTGTATCAGTTCGACTACGTCGGCGACCCTGCGAACGTCGTGATCGACATGAGCCACGCCCACATCTGGGATGCTTCGACCGTGGCGACTCTCGACGCGATCACCACCAAATATGCGGCAAAAGGCAAGACCGTCCGCATCGTCGGGATGAACGACAACAGCGCCGAGCGTCACGCGCGGCTCAGCGGCCAACTCGCCGGCGAGCACTGA
- the thiD gene encoding bifunctional hydroxymethylpyrimidine kinase/phosphomethylpyrimidine kinase, translating to MVDLAYVIAGSEATGGAGLQADLRTFQQLGAYGVGTVTCIVSFDPKANWTHRFVPVEPHVVADQIEAATSAYDLDVVKIGMLGTPATIDVVAQALARQPWRHVVVDPVLICKGQEPGAALDTDTALRRQILPLATVTTPNLFEARTLAGMENISSVDDLVEAAQRIADLGPRYVVVKGGVEFPGDDAVDVFYNGSDVEILRTAKVGQARVAGAGCTLAAAITAALATGSPVGDAVRLAKEFTTAGIVNRISGNTPFDAVRQSALP from the coding sequence GTGGTTGACCTCGCATACGTCATCGCTGGATCTGAAGCCACCGGCGGCGCCGGCCTGCAGGCAGACCTGCGGACCTTCCAACAGCTCGGCGCCTACGGCGTCGGCACCGTGACCTGCATCGTGTCCTTCGATCCGAAAGCGAATTGGACACACCGCTTCGTGCCGGTCGAACCGCACGTCGTCGCCGATCAGATCGAAGCCGCGACTTCGGCGTATGACCTGGACGTCGTCAAGATCGGCATGCTGGGCACCCCCGCCACCATCGACGTCGTCGCGCAGGCCCTTGCGCGTCAGCCCTGGCGGCACGTCGTCGTCGATCCCGTGCTCATCTGCAAAGGCCAGGAACCCGGCGCTGCCCTCGATACCGACACCGCGCTGCGCCGGCAGATCCTGCCGCTGGCCACCGTGACCACCCCGAACCTGTTCGAGGCGCGCACCTTGGCCGGGATGGAGAACATCTCGTCTGTCGACGACCTCGTGGAAGCAGCCCAACGCATCGCCGATCTCGGGCCTCGCTATGTGGTTGTCAAGGGCGGCGTGGAATTTCCCGGCGACGACGCCGTCGACGTGTTCTACAACGGCAGCGACGTCGAGATTCTGCGTACGGCCAAAGTCGGCCAGGCTCGGGTGGCCGGGGCCGGCTGCACCCTGGCGGCGGCGATCACCGCAGCGCTGGCGACGGGATCACCTGTCGGCGACGCGGTGCGACTGGCCAAAGAGTTCACCACCGCAGGCATCGTCAACCGGATCAGCGGCAACACCCCGTTCGACGCCGTGCGACAGTCCGCGCTCCCCTGA